The Populus alba chromosome 6, ASM523922v2, whole genome shotgun sequence genome contains a region encoding:
- the LOC118030832 gene encoding glycosyltransferase BC10, with translation MQSRVVPLEEGKDPAVSIKASQSKPFPIRLLQLFLLFLALCMAFSIISMYTIKRFGVQSSRTTVKPAFKPCFDEPDTLDRWIRPPSDLLHKMSDKELFWRASFVPGIKKYPFKRIPKIAFMFLTKGPLPLAPLWERFLKGHEGLYSVYIHPLPTFEAKFPSSSVFHRRQIPSQVAEWGRMSMCDAERRLLANALLDISNERFVLVSESCIPLYNFSVIYDYIMRSKYSFIGAFDDHGPYGRGRYNENMAPEVSITQWRKGSQWFELNRKLAVKVVEDARYYPKFEEFCKPSCYVDEHYFPTMLTIEAAPLLANRTLTWVDWSRGGAHPATFGRADITEEFFKKIHEDTHCVYNNQSSPVCFLFARKFAPSALEPLLHVSQNVLGF, from the exons ATGCAGTCAAGAGTTGTTCCATTGGAGGAAGGGAAGGACCCTGCAGTTTCAATCAAAGCAAGCCAATCCAAGCCCTTTCCAATAAGGttacttcaattatttttgctGTTTTTAGCTCTATGTATGGCCTTTTCGATCATCAGTATGTATACAATCAAGCGTTTTGGAGTTCAGTCTTCAAGGACAACTGTTAAGCCCGCCTTTAAGCCTTGCTTTGATGAACCTGATACTTTGGATCGTTGGATTAGGCCTCCATCTGATCTGCTCCATAAAATGAGTGATAAAGAGCTCTTTTGGAGGGCTTCATTTGTTCCTGGAATAAAGAAGTATCCCTTCAAAAGAATTCCAAAGATTGCATTTATGTTTTTGACAAAGGGGCCATTGCCTCTGGCACCTCTTTGGGAAAGGTTTTTGAAGGGGCATGAAGGGTTATATTCTGTTTACATTCATCCATTGCCAACATTTGAAGCCAAATTTCCATCTTCTTCAGTTTTCCATCGGAGACAAATCCCAAGCCAG GTTGCTGAATGGGGTAGGATGAGTATGTGTGATGCGGAAAGAAGACTCCTTGCAAATGCATTGCTCGATATCTCCAATGAGCGGTTTGTTCTCGTATCTGAATCTTGCATTCCTCTCTATAATTTCAGTGTCATCTATGACTACATAATGAGATCCAAGTATAGCTTCATTGGTGCATTTGATGATCATGGGCCATATGGGAGAGGACGGTATAATGAGAACATGGCACCTGAGGTGAGTATTACCCAGTGGCGCAAAGGATCTCAATGGTTTGAGCTCAACCGAAAGCTTGCAGTCAAAGTAGTGGAAGATGCTAGATATTACCCAAAATTCGAAGAATTCTGTAAGCCGAGTTGTTATGTTGATGAACATTATTTCCCCACCATGTTAACCATTGAAGCAGCACCTCTCTTGGCTAACAGAACCCTTACTTGGGTGGACTGGTCAAGGGGCGGGGCTCACCCAGCCACCTTCGGAAGAGCGGACATAACCGAGGAGTTCTTCAAAAAGATTCATGAAGATACGCATTGCGTTTACAATAATCAATCCTCCCCGGTTTGCTTTCTTTTCGCGAGGAAGTTTGCACCGAGTGCTTTGGAACCTCTGTTACATGTATCACAAAACGTATTGGGATTTTGA